The following are encoded together in the Thermomonas brevis genome:
- the pcnB gene encoding polynucleotide adenylyltransferase PcnB, translated as MTDTDHSPASLVPQLRVIPRDVHGVSRKQMSPNALRVLYRLREGGFGAYLVGGAVRDLLIGGQPKDFDVATDATPEQVKALFRNCRLIGRRFRLAHVVYGREIIEVATFRANGGDDDGDRQTDDGGRLLRDNIYGSIEDDAVRRDFTANALYYAIEDFSVRDYVGGYADVQARLLRLIGEPEARYREDPVRMLRAARLAAKLGFAIEAGTAEPIARLAPLLADAAPARLFEETLKLFLSGHAVASFEHLEAHGLLPALLPETAKALASNSSGALRRMLVQGLRNTDARVANDEPVSPAFLYAVLLWPAYCRALAQLQAQGVHAAEAQRRAADRVTMHQVARTALPRRFSLPMQEIWLLQPRFSLRQRKRVFRLLAHPRFRAAVDFLELRLAASDSHAEDVAFWREAQLEPSAVLAANEAREAESPDAEEGDDAAAPRKRRRRRRAKPGAAP; from the coding sequence ATGACCGATACCGACCATTCCCCCGCTTCCCTCGTCCCCCAGTTGCGCGTGATCCCGCGCGACGTCCACGGCGTGTCCCGCAAGCAGATGAGCCCCAACGCGCTGCGGGTGCTGTACCGCCTGCGCGAGGGCGGCTTCGGCGCCTATCTGGTCGGCGGCGCGGTCCGCGACCTGCTGATCGGCGGCCAGCCCAAGGATTTCGACGTCGCCACCGACGCCACCCCGGAACAGGTCAAGGCGCTGTTCCGCAACTGCCGCCTGATCGGCCGCCGGTTCCGGCTGGCGCACGTGGTGTACGGCCGCGAGATCATCGAGGTCGCCACCTTCCGCGCCAACGGCGGCGACGACGACGGCGACCGCCAGACCGACGATGGCGGCCGCCTGCTGCGCGACAACATCTACGGCAGCATCGAGGACGACGCGGTGCGCCGCGACTTCACCGCCAACGCGCTGTACTACGCGATCGAGGATTTCTCGGTGCGCGACTACGTCGGCGGCTATGCCGACGTGCAGGCGCGGCTGCTGCGCCTGATCGGCGAGCCGGAAGCGCGCTACCGCGAAGACCCTGTGCGCATGCTGCGCGCCGCGCGGCTGGCGGCGAAGCTGGGCTTCGCCATCGAGGCCGGCACCGCCGAGCCCATCGCCCGGCTGGCGCCGCTGCTGGCCGACGCCGCGCCGGCGCGGCTGTTCGAGGAAACCCTCAAGCTGTTCCTGTCCGGCCACGCGGTCGCCAGCTTCGAGCACCTGGAAGCGCACGGCCTGCTGCCGGCGCTGCTGCCGGAAACCGCCAAGGCGCTGGCCTCGAACAGTTCCGGCGCGCTGCGGCGGATGCTGGTGCAGGGCCTGCGCAACACCGATGCGCGGGTCGCCAACGACGAGCCGGTGTCGCCGGCCTTCCTGTATGCCGTGCTGCTGTGGCCGGCCTACTGCCGCGCGCTGGCGCAGCTGCAGGCGCAGGGCGTGCATGCGGCGGAAGCGCAGCGCCGCGCCGCCGACCGGGTAACCATGCATCAGGTCGCGCGCACCGCGCTGCCGCGCCGCTTCTCGCTGCCGATGCAGGAGATCTGGCTGCTGCAGCCACGCTTCTCGCTGCGCCAGCGCAAGCGCGTGTTCCGCCTGCTGGCGCATCCGCGTTTCCGCGCCGCCGTCGATTTCCTCGAACTGCGGCTGGCCGCGTCCGATTCGCATGCGGAGGACGTGGCGTTCTGGCGCGAGGCGCAGCTGGAGCCTTCCGCCGTGCTGGCCGCCAACGAAGCGCGGGAAGCGGAAAGCCCCGACGCGGAGGAGGGCGACGATGCCGCCGCGCCGCGCAAGCGCCGCCGTCGCCGCCGGGCGAAACCGGGAGCTGCGCCA
- a CDS encoding DEAD/DEAH box helicase, producing the protein MAAHPALDAFHPAVAGWFARAFPAPTDAQLAAWPAIASGRDTLVAAPTGSGKTLTAFLTAIDALVREGLSHGLPEQTLVVYVSPLKALSNDIHINLDAPLDGIRAELAALGLPDVDIRTAVRTGDTPQSERALHRKKPPHILATTPESLYVLLGSESGRAMLAGVRTVIVDEIHALVQNKRGSHLALSMERLDALTGRRATRVGLSATQKPIEEVAKFLTGAGERDCAIVDIGHARARDLALELPPVPLEAVMSNAQWELVYARIAELVERHATTLVFVNTRRMAERAARHLGELLGKEHVAAHHGSLAKELRLDAEQRLKRGELKVLVATASLELGIDIGDVDLVCQIGSPRSIAAFLQRVGRSGHHVGGVPKGRLFATSRDELMEGAALLDAVRRGELDALIMPPAPRDVLAQQLVAEVAAREWDEDALFALVRRAWPYASLPRKEFDALLKMLAEGFSTRYGQRASYLHRDAVHRKLRGRKGARLTATQSGGTIPDVGDYAVVLEPQAINIGTVNEDFAVESLAGDVFQLGNASYRILRVESGRVRVEDAQGAPPSIPFWLGEAPGRSIELSASVSRFRELLQAKLEGEGEAAALSWLRDKLGLGDSAAAQIVAYAAAQLVGFGMLPTQRHIALERFFDESGGTQLVIHSPYGSRINKAWGLALRKRFCRKFNFELQAAATEDAIVLSLSTSHSFPLIEVIGYLHSSSAQDVLVQALLDAPLFPARFRWNATTALALPRFTGGKKVPPQLQRMKSEDLMATVFPDQVACLENIVGEREVPDHPLVAQTLQDCLFDAMDVDGWLALLRGLESGEVQVTARDLTGPSPFTAEVLTARPYAFLDDAPLEERRTQAVAARGLGHAGRVEDLGRLDPNAIDAVAEDAWPLAGTSDEMHDALMAVGAVTAGEAEASGWTHLLRALAGDRRATHLIPSPAGKGRPEGPDEGSATGRILSPTSLPEREGLWVAAERLPQLRALHPAAAIEPEIEVPESYAIDWTREDALCELVRSRLSTSGVTTVAALAEALMTDHGDVELALLALEQEGYAMRGRFRPGAVGEEWCERLLLARIHRNTVARLRREIEPVDVRDYVRFLCDWQRLSPATRVQGPEALAGVLAQMEGFEAAAGAWESELLPARIKDYSIAWLDDLCGAGRIAWTRLRTGGEGGATLVRAAPIVLLPRRELGLWTRLAARQQPGEDAPLSSRARKVEDCLRERGALFFDELVDAARLLETELEDALAELVARGRASCDSFSGLRALLLPAAKRPASYARNGRRASLTGIADAGRWSLVRRPEADAAPDPASVEHVARVLLRRYGVICWRLLEREAAWLPPWRELLREYQRLEARGEIRGGRFLSGVVGQQFALPEAVAALRAIRRRPPDGAMIAVSAADPLNLVGGLLAGDRVPRQPGARLLLRDGVPVASLVGGEFRALPGLAVEDEHAAKVALLREPGVQGGRAPLPAGSRPMADPLGLHAGRGS; encoded by the coding sequence ATGGCCGCGCACCCCGCGCTCGACGCATTCCATCCCGCCGTCGCCGGCTGGTTCGCGCGCGCCTTCCCGGCGCCCACGGACGCGCAGCTCGCGGCCTGGCCGGCAATCGCCAGTGGCCGCGACACCCTGGTCGCCGCGCCGACCGGCTCGGGCAAGACCCTGACCGCCTTCCTCACCGCCATCGACGCGCTGGTGCGCGAGGGCCTGTCGCACGGGCTGCCGGAGCAGACGCTGGTCGTTTACGTGTCGCCGCTGAAGGCGCTGTCCAACGACATCCACATCAACCTGGACGCGCCGCTGGACGGCATCCGCGCCGAACTGGCGGCGCTGGGCCTACCGGACGTGGACATCCGCACCGCCGTGCGCACCGGCGACACGCCGCAGTCCGAGCGCGCGCTGCATCGCAAGAAACCGCCGCACATCCTCGCCACCACGCCGGAGTCGCTGTACGTGCTGCTCGGCTCCGAGTCCGGGCGGGCGATGCTGGCCGGCGTGCGCACGGTGATCGTGGACGAAATCCACGCGCTGGTGCAGAACAAGCGCGGCAGCCACCTGGCGCTGTCGATGGAGCGGCTGGACGCGCTGACCGGGCGGCGGGCGACGCGGGTCGGGCTGTCGGCCACGCAGAAGCCGATCGAGGAGGTGGCGAAGTTCCTGACCGGCGCGGGCGAGCGCGACTGCGCCATCGTCGACATCGGCCACGCGCGCGCGCGCGACCTCGCGCTGGAGCTGCCGCCGGTGCCGCTGGAAGCGGTGATGTCGAACGCGCAGTGGGAGCTGGTGTACGCGCGCATCGCCGAGCTGGTCGAGCGGCACGCGACCACGCTGGTCTTCGTCAACACGCGGCGCATGGCCGAGCGCGCCGCGCGCCACCTCGGCGAGCTGCTGGGCAAGGAGCACGTGGCCGCGCACCACGGCTCGCTGGCGAAGGAACTGCGGCTGGACGCCGAGCAGCGGCTCAAGCGCGGCGAGCTGAAGGTGCTGGTGGCGACCGCCTCGCTGGAGCTGGGCATCGACATCGGCGACGTCGACCTGGTCTGCCAGATCGGATCGCCGCGCAGCATCGCCGCGTTCCTGCAGCGGGTCGGGCGCTCCGGCCACCACGTCGGTGGCGTGCCGAAGGGGCGGCTGTTCGCGACCAGCCGCGACGAACTGATGGAAGGCGCCGCGCTGCTGGACGCCGTGCGCCGCGGCGAGCTGGACGCGCTGATCATGCCGCCGGCGCCGCGCGACGTGCTGGCGCAGCAGCTCGTGGCCGAGGTGGCCGCGCGCGAATGGGACGAGGACGCGTTGTTTGCGCTGGTGCGGCGCGCGTGGCCCTACGCGTCGCTGCCGCGCAAGGAGTTCGATGCGCTTCTGAAGATGCTGGCGGAGGGCTTCTCGACCCGCTACGGCCAGCGCGCCAGCTACCTGCACCGCGACGCCGTGCACCGCAAGCTGCGCGGCCGCAAGGGCGCGCGCCTGACCGCCACGCAGTCCGGCGGCACCATTCCCGACGTCGGCGACTACGCGGTGGTGCTGGAGCCGCAGGCGATCAACATCGGCACGGTGAACGAGGATTTCGCCGTCGAGAGCCTCGCCGGCGACGTGTTCCAGCTTGGCAACGCCAGCTACCGCATCCTCCGCGTGGAAAGCGGGCGGGTGCGGGTGGAGGACGCGCAGGGTGCGCCGCCCAGCATCCCGTTCTGGCTGGGCGAGGCGCCGGGGCGCAGCATCGAGCTGTCGGCCAGCGTGTCGCGCTTCCGAGAACTTCTGCAGGCGAAACTGGAAGGCGAGGGTGAGGCGGCCGCATTGAGTTGGCTGCGCGACAAGCTTGGGCTGGGCGACTCCGCCGCTGCGCAGATCGTGGCCTATGCGGCCGCGCAGCTCGTCGGCTTCGGCATGCTGCCGACGCAGCGGCACATCGCGCTGGAACGCTTCTTCGACGAATCCGGCGGCACCCAGCTGGTGATCCATTCGCCGTACGGGAGCCGCATCAACAAGGCTTGGGGACTGGCGCTGCGCAAGCGCTTCTGCCGCAAGTTCAACTTCGAGCTGCAGGCGGCGGCGACCGAGGACGCCATCGTGCTGTCGCTCTCGACCAGCCACAGCTTCCCGCTGATCGAGGTGATCGGCTACCTGCATTCGTCCAGTGCGCAGGACGTGCTGGTGCAGGCGCTGCTGGACGCGCCCTTGTTTCCCGCGCGCTTCCGCTGGAACGCGACCACCGCGCTGGCCCTGCCGCGCTTCACCGGCGGCAAGAAGGTGCCGCCGCAGCTGCAGCGGATGAAGTCGGAAGACCTGATGGCGACGGTGTTCCCCGACCAGGTGGCCTGCCTGGAGAACATCGTCGGCGAGCGCGAGGTGCCGGACCACCCGCTGGTCGCGCAGACCTTGCAGGACTGCCTGTTTGATGCGATGGACGTGGACGGCTGGCTGGCGCTGCTGCGCGGGCTGGAGTCGGGCGAGGTGCAGGTGACCGCGCGCGACCTCACCGGCCCGTCGCCGTTCACCGCCGAGGTGCTGACCGCGCGGCCCTACGCCTTCCTCGACGACGCGCCGCTGGAGGAGCGCCGCACGCAGGCGGTGGCCGCGCGCGGGCTGGGCCATGCCGGCCGGGTCGAGGACCTGGGGCGGCTCGACCCGAACGCGATCGACGCCGTGGCCGAGGACGCCTGGCCGCTGGCCGGAACGTCGGACGAGATGCACGACGCGTTGATGGCAGTGGGCGCGGTCACGGCGGGCGAGGCGGAGGCGTCGGGCTGGACGCATCTGTTGCGGGCGCTGGCCGGGGATCGGCGTGCGACGCATCTGATTCCATCTCCCGCCGGGAAAGGACGACCCGAAGGGCCGGATGAGGGTTCGGCAACTGGCAGAATCCTCTCCCCAACTTCTCTCCCGGAGAGAGAGGGGCTATGGGTAGCTGCCGAACGGCTGCCGCAACTGCGCGCGCTGCACCCTGCGGCGGCGATCGAACCCGAAATCGAAGTGCCGGAAAGCTACGCCATCGACTGGACGCGCGAGGACGCCCTGTGCGAACTCGTGCGCAGCCGCCTGTCGACCTCGGGCGTCACCACCGTCGCGGCGTTGGCCGAGGCGCTGATGACGGATCACGGCGACGTCGAACTCGCCCTGCTGGCGCTGGAGCAGGAGGGCTACGCCATGCGCGGCCGGTTCCGTCCCGGTGCCGTCGGTGAGGAGTGGTGCGAACGCCTGCTGCTGGCTCGTATCCACCGCAACACCGTGGCGCGTCTGCGGCGCGAGATCGAGCCGGTGGACGTGCGCGATTACGTGCGCTTCCTGTGCGACTGGCAGCGCCTGTCGCCCGCCACCCGCGTGCAGGGGCCGGAAGCGCTGGCCGGCGTGCTGGCGCAGATGGAAGGCTTCGAGGCCGCCGCCGGCGCGTGGGAAAGCGAGCTGCTGCCGGCGCGGATCAAGGACTATTCCATCGCCTGGCTGGACGACCTGTGCGGCGCCGGCCGCATCGCCTGGACGCGCCTGCGCACCGGCGGCGAGGGCGGGGCGACGCTGGTGCGCGCCGCGCCCATCGTGCTGCTGCCGCGTCGCGAGCTGGGCCTGTGGACGCGGCTGGCCGCGCGCCAGCAGCCGGGCGAGGACGCACCGCTGTCCTCGCGCGCGCGCAAGGTCGAGGACTGCCTGCGCGAACGCGGGGCGCTGTTCTTCGACGAACTGGTGGACGCCGCGCGGCTGCTGGAAACCGAGCTGGAGGACGCGCTGGCCGAACTGGTCGCGCGCGGGCGCGCCAGCTGCGACAGCTTCTCCGGCCTGCGCGCGCTGCTGCTGCCGGCGGCGAAGCGCCCGGCCAGCTACGCGCGCAACGGGCGCCGCGCGTCGCTGACCGGGATCGCGGATGCGGGCCGCTGGAGCCTGGTGCGGCGGCCGGAGGCCGATGCGGCGCCGGACCCGGCCTCGGTCGAACACGTCGCCCGCGTCCTGCTGCGCCGCTACGGCGTGATCTGCTGGCGGCTGCTGGAGCGCGAGGCCGCGTGGCTGCCGCCGTGGCGCGAACTGCTGCGCGAATACCAGCGGCTGGAGGCGCGCGGCGAAATTCGCGGCGGGCGCTTCCTGTCCGGCGTGGTCGGCCAGCAGTTCGCCCTGCCGGAAGCGGTGGCCGCGCTGCGCGCGATCCGCAGGCGGCCGCCGGACGGCGCGATGATCGCGGTGTCGGCCGCCGATCCGCTCAACCTCGTCGGCGGCCTGCTGGCCGGCGACAGGGTGCCGCGCCAGCCCGGCGCGCGGCTGCTGCTGCGCGACGGCGTGCCGGTGGCGTCGCTGGTCGGCGGCGAGTTCCGCGCCTTGCCCGGGCTGGCGGTCGAAGACGAGCATGCGGCGAAGGTGGCGCTGCTGCGCGAGCCGGGGGTGCAGGGCGGCAGGGCGCCGCTGCCGGCGGGATCGCGGCCGATGGCGGATCCGTTGGGGTTGCATGCGGGGCGAGGAAGTTGA